The following nucleotide sequence is from candidate division WOR-3 bacterium.
CATAGTCAAAGCCATCTGACCGGTTCCTTTCCAGATAGAACATGGTCAGATTGTGCCTCCGCTTCGAGTAGGTTTCTTACGTGAGGCAACGGGGTGGCTTCGAGTAGATTTCTGGTGAGGCAACGCGTCGCCTTGACACCGCACACGTACGGGCTACAATGTTAAATCGTGAGTGAGGGTATCGTTGGACCGAGTTCGAGAGTGAAAAGAACCAAAACCTGTTCGCAGAAGAGAAGCGACGGCAGGCGATGATCCCGAGTCGCAAATCCAAGGCGGTCGGCCTGTTTTCGGGCGGACTTGACAGCATTCTGGCGACGAAGCTGATCACCGAGCAGGGCGTCACGGTCGTGGCGCTCCACTACCGTCTGCCGTTCGGCGTGCCCGGCCAAGGACCGACCGAGGAGAATCTGTCAAGAATGGCCAGCCTCGTCGGAGCGAGCCTGATGACTCTGGACGCGGACGAAACATACCTGCAGATAGTCAGGTCCCCGCAATTCGGCCACGTCAAACAACTGGCACCGTGCATCGACTGCGTCGCCCTGATGCTGGCAAAGGCCAAGGAGCTGGCCAAGGAGATCAAGGCGGACTTCGTGTTCACCGGCGAGGTGGTGGGCCAGCGGGCCATCTGCCAGAACAAGCGGTCGCTGAAGCAGATTGAGAAGGCCGTGGGTCTCGAAGGCAGGCTGCTCCGGCCTCTATCGGCCAAACTGCTCGAACCTACTATCCCGGAACTGACCGGGTTGGTGCGCCGGGAGCGGCTGTTGGACCTCAAGGGACGCAGTCGGCGCCGGCAGATACGGCTGGCGCACGAGTTCGGCATTTTCGACTATCCTATCCCGGGAGCCGGATGCATGCTTCTGGACAAGTATTTCGCAGCCCGGGCGCGGGACGCCGTCAAGCAGGACCAGTTGGCGCTTCCCGAGATCGAGCTGCTCAAGTACGGCCGCCACTTCCGGCTGGAGAGTGGGGCGAAGGTGGTGGTGGGCAGGAACGAGGCCGAGAACAGACGGCTGGAAGCTCTGGCGCGCGAAGACGACACTCTCTGTAGACCAGTCGAAATCATGGGGCCGACCACAGTCCTGCGTTCTCAGAAGAAGACAAAGAAGGATACGGAGATCGCGGCGCGGATAACCGCCCGGTACTCGGATGCCCCGGCCGGCAAGTCGGTGAAGCTCGAGTGCGCGGGGAAGACCCTGTCGGTCAAGCCCTACAAGGACGAGGATTTTGCTGCCTGGCGCGTGCAACCGCAGGAAACGAAGTCCATCGAGCCGGCTCCCGCACCGAAGCCGGAGGCCGACAAGACCAAGAAGCGGCGTGGCAAGAGGTAGGTGCCCGAGCCGCTGCCCAACGGGCAGATGTCCCAGTTCCTGTTGACAAGAGAGAGGTCAGCATGACGGAAGAGACGAGAGCGAAGATACGCGAGACACTTGATAAAGAGATAAGGCCGAACCTGCAGGCTGACGGCGGTGATCTAGAGCTGGTTGGTGTCGGTGATGACGGCGTGGTTCAGCTCAGGCTGACCGGGGCCTGCGCCGGCTGCCCGTTCTCGGCAATGACACTGGCTGTGGGCGTTGAGCAGAGGCTCAAGGCTGCCGTGCCCGAGGTCGTCAGAGTACAGCCGGTGCCCTGAGGGCAGCAAACCCGGGGTCTGCGGACCGGCGCTGCGCCCCGGTTCCCGATCGACAATCCGAGCTTTAGCGGCCTCTCCGGCCGCGGTCAGGGCAGTTCCTCGAGCAGGTTCTGCCTGTAGGCGGCGCTGTAGGGCAGCAGATAGACGGCCGTGGTGAAGAACCCGACCCGGCGCGGTCTGCGCAGCATCCGGTCGGCTATCGTCCCCATCGAGTAAAAACGGTACTTCAACCAGGCAGGTTCGGCTGACGTGATCGTGGGTCGATAGACAACTTGCGCTAGGCTGCCGTCAGGACGCAGGAAACGCGGCTCTATGAAATCCAGGTCGATTTGCCGGAGCAGCGTGGCGATCCGGTCGTAGTCGGGCGGCGTACTCGGTTCCAGCGGCATGACCAGGCGCGCACCCACGAGCATCTTGTTCGCCTGCAGTGACTTGACTCGCCGGTACAACTGGTGCGTTAGTCGATGGCTGTCCGCGGCGCGGCGCAGCTTTCCCAGCAGGAACGACTCGTCCAAGTAGACGATCTTGGTGCCGGCCTTGGACAGGAGGCGAATCAGCCGGGGCTGCTCGAACAGCCGCTCAGACGCATTTACGATCCACTGTCGCCGGTGGTCGCGAAGTCGAGTGAAGAGCTCCTGGTAGTAGTCCGGCGCGGCGGCGACGTCGTCGTCCAGCAGTTGGATGCGCTTGCCCGGCAGCGTGATGACCTCGCCGACGATCTCTTCGGGGCTGCGCATCATTCTGTTCCTTCCGTAGTACAGGTGTTCGGTGCAGAGCCTTCTGACCGGCTCCGGGCAGAAGCACCCGCGCGCGAACTGGATGGTCTGTCCGGCGGAGTCCATCTCGAAGTTGACTCCGACCTGGCGAGGGGAGGTGTAGCCCGGGATCTCGGTCGCAACATAGACCGGCCGCAACCG
It contains:
- a CDS encoding NifU family protein → MTEETRAKIRETLDKEIRPNLQADGGDLELVGVGDDGVVQLRLTGACAGCPFSAMTLAVGVEQRLKAAVPEVVRVQPVP
- a CDS encoding DUF814 domain-containing protein — encoded protein: MIPSRKSKAVGLFSGGLDSILATKLITEQGVTVVALHYRLPFGVPGQGPTEENLSRMASLVGASLMTLDADETYLQIVRSPQFGHVKQLAPCIDCVALMLAKAKELAKEIKADFVFTGEVVGQRAICQNKRSLKQIEKAVGLEGRLLRPLSAKLLEPTIPELTGLVRRERLLDLKGRSRRRQIRLAHEFGIFDYPIPGAGCMLLDKYFAARARDAVKQDQLALPEIELLKYGRHFRLESGAKVVVGRNEAENRRLEALAREDDTLCRPVEIMGPTTVLRSQKKTKKDTEIAARITARYSDAPAGKSVKLECAGKTLSVKPYKDEDFAAWRVQPQETKSIEPAPAPKPEADKTKKRRGKR